In one window of Brassica rapa cultivar Chiifu-401-42 chromosome A07, CAAS_Brap_v3.01, whole genome shotgun sequence DNA:
- the LOC103829998 gene encoding monothiol glutaredoxin-S14, chloroplastic-like, protein MALRSIKTPSVTPTAAVSSSVINKPQSHRFVSKPSASLAVHNLHQPISITRSNLLPKLKPSSPAAKFRCSASAALTPQLRDTLEKLVNSEKVVLFMKGTRDFPMCGFSNTVVQILKNLNVPFEDVNILENEMLRQGLKEYSNWPTFPQLYIGGEFFGGCDITLEAFQSGELQEVVERAICS, encoded by the coding sequence ATGGCTCTCCGATCTATCAAAACGCCGTCTGTAACTCCAACCGCCGCCGTCTCCTCCTCAGTTATCAACAAACCACAGTCTCACAGATTCGTCTCCAAACCGTCGGCATCACTCGCCGTCCACAACCTCCACCAACCGATCTCCATCACCCGTTCGAATCTCCTACCCAAACTCAAACCATCATCTCCCGCCGCGAAGTTCCGGTGCTCGGCGTCGGCGGCGCTCACGCCGCAGCTGAGAGATACGCTGGAGAAGCTGGTGAACTCGGAGAAAGTCGTGTTGTTCATGAAAGGAACGAGAGATTTCCCGATGTGCGGATTCTCGAACACGGTGGTGCAGATCCTGAAGAATCTGAACGTGCCTTTCGAAGACGTGAACATTCTGGAGAACGAGATGCTGAGGCAAGGGCTGAAAGAGTACTCCAATTGGCCCACGTTTCCTCAGCTCTACATCGGCGGCGAGTTCTTCGGTGGTTGTGACATCACTCTCGAGGCGTTTCAGAGTGGGGAGTTGCAGGAGGTGGTTGAAAGAGCTATTTGTTCTTGA